One genomic region from Anolis sagrei isolate rAnoSag1 chromosome 7, rAnoSag1.mat, whole genome shotgun sequence encodes:
- the C7H11orf52 gene encoding uncharacterized protein C11orf52 homolog, whose product MGNQCGGACAGKGSCPSLFKRKKEKPGSRINKKSIQRPESKKGFEVAPVYDEVSEFPVYASVSKPKPVKREDSSVHYADIQVFSKVRQRSAHEVKGLQSQGATEYATLNFPRTAPKYDSKNGTLV is encoded by the exons GAGCTGTCCTTCGCTGttcaagagaaagaaagaaaaaccag GATCCAGAATCAATAAGAAGAGTATTCAGCGCCCAGAGAGCAAAAAG GGCTTTGAAGTGGCTCCGGTTTACGACGAGGTCTCCGAGTTTCCCGTCTACGCCAGTGTGAGCAAGCCCAAACCAGTCAAGCGCGAGGACAGCAGCGTCCACTATGCagacatccaggtcttcagcaaAGTCCGGCAACGCTCGGCCCATGAGGTGAAAGGCCTGCAGAGCCAGGGTGCCACTGAGTACGCCACCCTCAACTTCCCCCGCACCGCCCCAAAATATGACAGCAAGAATGGGACCCTGGTGTAG